In a single window of the Acyrthosiphon pisum isolate AL4f chromosome X, pea_aphid_22Mar2018_4r6ur, whole genome shotgun sequence genome:
- the LOC100571579 gene encoding tubulin glycylase 3A isoform X1, with amino-acid sequence MNSNKNTIKRKTLTHRNDNKPLLNPKDKTKSYTLSTPNPIVTVEIPENTHNHISNTDLDNEVKEYSTTNNNITNDKQDSSNQILELKEESQNLELSSFNTRYQLNSRNYIQELHKALIKECNYNLLDYTSLNATLDFESLTTVTSRTLNAVKDQKIFSVLGYFPTISLELNNRGWVEKRDPYRPPTNYSHYLKSAPYMVNWIESPPLISSISENEAIAERLRSAQSWNILKDKKSDYIFVTRKRLINWSNLSELTSVSQMTRHVFCTKNGLAQCLESYKNAVTNLMFPRCHYIRSEADSDAFVEDYITTALISTLKIIVKAIENNKKIFTTNGNIPYTIIDFVKRCVSKFLNKQITGSTEIDMWMFNSQKEVWNEFMIHYTKLIIDNNAKFDHEYTYELELDVYAKCKYLLENVKNYCPQHYIDGITNTWIIKPSSNCSGHGIMLSRDLHTIKRKITESGVLRNNYILQKYIERPLLVYTCKIDLRQWFLVTNMSPVVVWMYKEGYVRFCANSFSMQNMHESIHLSNVRLQMKYRKIRNPQVPDECMWDYRELQDHLRKIGQEYVWDELIFPGMGESVYAVLKAATDTSYYREKSFQLFGADFLITENFIPYLIEINSIPGLNPSTSIIANLAPMLLSDIVKVTVDYEKNSNADTGLFMKVVPEKWKTPAAVRRLGSVTAAINSGNSYNSPAVTVDRGGNIFNSAVATAVQPAPFTAGYHNQWMDSVNKKLAALRLRINAQKTPDDRGFLCNKPHNT; translated from the exons AAAACACCATTAAAAGAAAGACGTTGACTCATCGGAATGATAATAAACCATTATTAAATCCAAAAGATAAAACTAAATCCTATACACTTAGCACGCCTAATCCAATCGTTACTGTCGAAATTCCTGAAAACACGCACAATCATATTTCAAATACTGACCTCGACAATGAGGTAAAAGAATATTCTACCACAAACAACAATATAACAAATGATAAACAAGACAGTTCTAATCAAATTCTGGAGTTAAAAGAAGAATCACAAAACTTGGAACTTAGCAGCTTTAACACCAGATATCAACTAAATTCTAGAAACTATATTCAAGAACTTCACAAAGCATTGATAAAAGagtgtaactataatttattagattatacCTCTTTAAACGCAACATTAGACTTTGAGTCATTGACCACTGTCACTAGTCGGACGTTGAATGCTGTAAAG gatcaaaaaatattttcggtatTAGGATATTTTCCAACAATTTCTCTAGAGCTGAACAACCGAGGTTGGGTGGAAAAACGAGATCCGTACAGACCGCCAACAAATTATtctcattatttaaaatcagcac cataCATGGTAAATTGGATCGAATCGCCTCCACTGATATCATCCATTAGTGAAAACGAAGCTATTGCAGAGCGCTTGAGAAGCGCTCAATCGTGGAATAttcttaaagataaaaaatcagATTATATTTTCGTCACTAGAAAACGGTTGATTAATTGGTCTAATTTAAGTGAATTGACATCTGTCAGTCAGATGACAAGACACGTGTTTTGTACcaaa aatggTTTGGCACAATGTTTGGAATCTTACAAAAATGCTGTGACAAATTTGATGTTTCCGAGATGTCATTATATTCGATCTGAAGCAGACAGTGATGCGTTTGTGGAAGATTACATTACAACAGCGTTAATAAGCACATTGAAGATTATTGTAAAAGCAATTGAGAATAATAAAAAGATTTTCACTACAAATGGCAAT ATACCAtacacaattattgattttgtgaAACGATgtgtttcaaaatttttaaataagcaaATAACCGGTAGTACAGAAATAGACATGTGGATGTTTAATAGTCAAAAAGAAGTATGGAATGAATTTATGATTCATTACACAAAATTGATTATCGATAACAATGCCAAATTTGATCATGAGTATACATATGAATTAGAA CTTGACGTTTatgcaaaatgtaaatatttactaGAAAACGTGAAAAACTATTGTCCTCAACACTATATAGATGGGATTACCAACACATGGATCATAAAACCTTCTTCAAACTGTTCTGGTCACGGCATTATGTTGTCTAGAGATTTACATACCATAAAACGAAAAATCACTGAATCAGGTGTTTTgaggaataattatattttacaaaaatatatag aaagacCACTTTTGGTCTATACATGTAAAATTGATTTGAGACAATGGTTTTTAGTGACCAATATGAGTCCAGTAGTTGTGTGGATGTACAA agagGGTTACGTCCGATTTTGTGCCAATAGTTTCTCCATGCAAAACATGCATGAATCTATTCATCTCAGCAATGTCAGACTGCAAatgaaatatcgaaaaattaggAATCCACAAGTACCTGACGAGTGCATGTGGGATTACAGAGAACTACAAGATCATTTGAG AAAAATTGGACAAGAGTATGTATGGGATGAATTGATATTTCCCGGAATGGGTGAGAGTGTTTACGCTGTGCTGAAGGCTGCTACAGATACGTCGTATTACCGTGAAAAATCTTTTCAATTGTTCGGTGCCGATTTCTTAATCACTGAAAACTTTATTCCTTATTTGATCGAGATTAATTCAATTCCTGGACTTAATCCGTCGACGAGCATTATCGCCAACTTGGCGCCTATGCTCCTTAGTGACATCGTgaaag taacagtGGATTACGAGAAAAACTCAAACGCCGACACAGGGCTATTTATGAAAGTTGTGCCAGAAAAGTGGAAAACACCTGCTGCGGTTAGGAGGTTAGGTTCCGTTACAGCCGCGATAAACAGTGGAAATTCATACAACTCACCGGCGGTCACCGTAGACCGCGGTGGCAATATATTTAACTCGGCGGTGGCCACGGCTGTTCAACCAGCACCGTTCACGGCCGGATACCACAACCAGTGGATGGATAGTGTAAATAAAAAGTTGGCAGCACTACGGTTACGGATCAACGCCCAGAAGACGCCGGACGACCGTGGTTTCCTATGCAATAAGCCTCATAACACATGA
- the LOC100571579 gene encoding tubulin glycylase 3A isoform X2: MNSNKNTIKRKTLTHRNDNKPLLNPKDKTKSYTLSTPNPIVTVEIPENTHNHISNTDLDNEVKEYSTTNNNITNDKQDSSNQILELKEESQNLELSSFNTRYQLNSRNYIQELHKALIKECNYNLLDYTSLNATLDFESLTTVTSRTLNAVKNGLAQCLESYKNAVTNLMFPRCHYIRSEADSDAFVEDYITTALISTLKIIVKAIENNKKIFTTNGNIPYTIIDFVKRCVSKFLNKQITGSTEIDMWMFNSQKEVWNEFMIHYTKLIIDNNAKFDHEYTYELELDVYAKCKYLLENVKNYCPQHYIDGITNTWIIKPSSNCSGHGIMLSRDLHTIKRKITESGVLRNNYILQKYIERPLLVYTCKIDLRQWFLVTNMSPVVVWMYKEGYVRFCANSFSMQNMHESIHLSNVRLQMKYRKIRNPQVPDECMWDYRELQDHLRKIGQEYVWDELIFPGMGESVYAVLKAATDTSYYREKSFQLFGADFLITENFIPYLIEINSIPGLNPSTSIIANLAPMLLSDIVKVTVDYEKNSNADTGLFMKVVPEKWKTPAAVRRLGSVTAAINSGNSYNSPAVTVDRGGNIFNSAVATAVQPAPFTAGYHNQWMDSVNKKLAALRLRINAQKTPDDRGFLCNKPHNT, from the exons AAAACACCATTAAAAGAAAGACGTTGACTCATCGGAATGATAATAAACCATTATTAAATCCAAAAGATAAAACTAAATCCTATACACTTAGCACGCCTAATCCAATCGTTACTGTCGAAATTCCTGAAAACACGCACAATCATATTTCAAATACTGACCTCGACAATGAGGTAAAAGAATATTCTACCACAAACAACAATATAACAAATGATAAACAAGACAGTTCTAATCAAATTCTGGAGTTAAAAGAAGAATCACAAAACTTGGAACTTAGCAGCTTTAACACCAGATATCAACTAAATTCTAGAAACTATATTCAAGAACTTCACAAAGCATTGATAAAAGagtgtaactataatttattagattatacCTCTTTAAACGCAACATTAGACTTTGAGTCATTGACCACTGTCACTAGTCGGACGTTGAATGCTGTAAAG aatggTTTGGCACAATGTTTGGAATCTTACAAAAATGCTGTGACAAATTTGATGTTTCCGAGATGTCATTATATTCGATCTGAAGCAGACAGTGATGCGTTTGTGGAAGATTACATTACAACAGCGTTAATAAGCACATTGAAGATTATTGTAAAAGCAATTGAGAATAATAAAAAGATTTTCACTACAAATGGCAAT ATACCAtacacaattattgattttgtgaAACGATgtgtttcaaaatttttaaataagcaaATAACCGGTAGTACAGAAATAGACATGTGGATGTTTAATAGTCAAAAAGAAGTATGGAATGAATTTATGATTCATTACACAAAATTGATTATCGATAACAATGCCAAATTTGATCATGAGTATACATATGAATTAGAA CTTGACGTTTatgcaaaatgtaaatatttactaGAAAACGTGAAAAACTATTGTCCTCAACACTATATAGATGGGATTACCAACACATGGATCATAAAACCTTCTTCAAACTGTTCTGGTCACGGCATTATGTTGTCTAGAGATTTACATACCATAAAACGAAAAATCACTGAATCAGGTGTTTTgaggaataattatattttacaaaaatatatag aaagacCACTTTTGGTCTATACATGTAAAATTGATTTGAGACAATGGTTTTTAGTGACCAATATGAGTCCAGTAGTTGTGTGGATGTACAA agagGGTTACGTCCGATTTTGTGCCAATAGTTTCTCCATGCAAAACATGCATGAATCTATTCATCTCAGCAATGTCAGACTGCAAatgaaatatcgaaaaattaggAATCCACAAGTACCTGACGAGTGCATGTGGGATTACAGAGAACTACAAGATCATTTGAG AAAAATTGGACAAGAGTATGTATGGGATGAATTGATATTTCCCGGAATGGGTGAGAGTGTTTACGCTGTGCTGAAGGCTGCTACAGATACGTCGTATTACCGTGAAAAATCTTTTCAATTGTTCGGTGCCGATTTCTTAATCACTGAAAACTTTATTCCTTATTTGATCGAGATTAATTCAATTCCTGGACTTAATCCGTCGACGAGCATTATCGCCAACTTGGCGCCTATGCTCCTTAGTGACATCGTgaaag taacagtGGATTACGAGAAAAACTCAAACGCCGACACAGGGCTATTTATGAAAGTTGTGCCAGAAAAGTGGAAAACACCTGCTGCGGTTAGGAGGTTAGGTTCCGTTACAGCCGCGATAAACAGTGGAAATTCATACAACTCACCGGCGGTCACCGTAGACCGCGGTGGCAATATATTTAACTCGGCGGTGGCCACGGCTGTTCAACCAGCACCGTTCACGGCCGGATACCACAACCAGTGGATGGATAGTGTAAATAAAAAGTTGGCAGCACTACGGTTACGGATCAACGCCCAGAAGACGCCGGACGACCGTGGTTTCCTATGCAATAAGCCTCATAACACATGA